The following coding sequences lie in one Capsicum annuum cultivar UCD-10X-F1 chromosome 5, UCD10Xv1.1, whole genome shotgun sequence genomic window:
- the LOC107852831 gene encoding uncharacterized protein LOC107852831 codes for MRHRNRVGILVDEELKWQVVEVMRVSDRLMKIKLVIEGFALHVCSVYALQVVLEEEVKESFWEELDEVVRSVPSLEKIVIAGDFNGHIGVLSGGYDDVHRGFGFGDRNGEGVALLDFAKGDRGLFKNCKVILNEHLSTQHELLVMDLSIKKYKKRRVEEGRPRIKWGCLTLVNALEIGEKMAKTGCGRARGR; via the exons ATGAGGCATCGGAATAGAGtgggcatcttagtggatgaggagcttaAATGGCAGGTGGTAGAGGTTATGAGGGTCAGTGATAGGCTGATGaagattaagttggtcattgaggGTTTTGCGTTACATGTGTGTAGTGTGTATGCGCTGCAGGTGGTCTTAGAAGAGGAGGTAAAAGAGAGTTTTTGGGAGGagttggatgaggtggtgagaagtGTGCCTAGTTTGGAGAAAATTGTCAtagcaggggacttcaatggCCACATTGGGGTTTTATCGGGAGGATATGACGATGTGCAtagaggttttggttttggtgacAGAAATGGTGAGGGAGttgctctgttggattttgc gaagggggataggggGCTATTCAAGAATTGTAAAGTCATTTTGAATGagcatctttcgacccagcatgagcttctagtgatggacttgtCTATCAAAAAGTACAAGAAGAGAAGGGTCGAGGAGggtcgacctagaattaagtggggatGCTTGACGCTAGTTAATGCTCTAGAGATAGGGGAAAAGATGGCAAAAACAGGGTGTGGAAGAGCAAGGGGACGTTGA
- the LOC107852830 gene encoding uncharacterized protein LOC107852830, with the protein MWNRATSSITETAREVLGILRGWAGWHKGNWWCNEKVKKKVEIKKEAYVKLIDSKDEEEKGVNRKAYKVARKEAKLAVMAAKSTVFESLYAELEVKDGEKRLYRIAKTMEWKGQDLDQVKYIKGKDGSVLVEGGDRGIMLGGLEHSEESHDFRYCRRFKVKKVKEAIHMMHRGRATGPNKISMDFWKYAVEADLSSLFRELRESKIHHVYQQENVMADRLESFVTFQASNREYC; encoded by the exons ATGTGGAATAGGGCTACCAGCAGCATCACGGAGACTGCCagagaggtgttgggtatttTAAGAGGTTGGGCAGGATGGCATAAGGGGAACTGGTGGTGTAAtgagaaagtgaagaaaaaagtaGAGATTAAGAAGGAGGCGTATGTTAAGTTAATTGATAGTAAAGATGAGGAGGAGAAAGGAGTGAATAGAAAGGCTTACAAagtagctaggaaggaggctaaatTAGCAGTTATGGCTGCTAAGTCGACAGTGTTCGAGAGTTTATATGCAGAGTTAGAGGTGAAAGACGGGGAAAAAAGGTTGTACAGAATTGCTAAAACTATGGAGTGGAAGGGCCAAGACCTCGATCAAGTAAAGTACATTAAAGGGAAGGATGGTAGTGTTTTGGTAGAGGGGGGAGATAGAGGCATTATGTTGGGGGGGCTGGAGCACTCGGAAGAAAGTCATGATTTCAGATACTGTAGGCGTTTTAAGGTTAAAAAGGTCAAAGAGGCTATTCATATGATGcataggggtagggcgacggggcccaATAAAATTtcgatggatttttggaagtatgcaGTTGAGGCCGATTTAAG CTCCCTTTTTAGGGAGCTGAGGGAGTCAAAAATCCACCACGTCTACCAGCAGGAAAATGTTATGGCGGATAGGCTAGAGTCGTTTGTAACATTTCAAGCCAGTAATAGGGAATACTGTTAG